In a genomic window of Numenius arquata chromosome 5, bNumArq3.hap1.1, whole genome shotgun sequence:
- the PACRGL gene encoding PACRG-like protein — protein sequence MSSGIQIKPKTTVQKSKTSSPSPCSPEPATKPQPKPSDKLNPKTIDPFGTHSRPPSAFAAIYAKGGIPCRLMHGSVKHRLQWECLPETIPFDPLLVTLAEGLRETKHPYTFVSKEGFKELLMVEGAAEKAIPLLPRLIPVLKAALAHSDDEVFLRGLDALVQLSAVVGPSLNDHLKHLLTNLSRRLMDKKFREKITIALQKLEQYGGKASVAIIKSKIPTYCSIFS from the exons ATGTCATCAGGCatccaaataaaaccaaagactACAGTACAGAAAAGCAAGACATCTTCTCCTTCGCCGTGTTCTCCAGAACCTGCAACTAAACCACAGCCAAAGCCTAGTGACAAGCTGAATCCTAAAACTATTGATCCG TTTGGCACTCATTCTCGACCACCTTCTGCATTTGCTGCTATATATGCTAAAGGGGGCATTCCAtgcag GTTAATGCATGGCTCGGTGAAGCACAGACTGCAATGGGAATGCCTTCCTGAAACTATTCCCTTTGATCCTCTTCTTGTGACATTGGCAGAG GGTCTGAGAGAGACAAAACATCCCTATACATTTGTTTCGAAGGAGGGTTTTAAAGAATTACTTATGGTCGAAGGTGCTGCTGAAAAAGCCATTCCCTTGTTGCCTCGTCTAATTCCAGTGTTAAAGGCTGCATTG GCCCACTCGGATGATGAAGTATTCTTAAGGGGATTGGATGCTTTAGTTCAACTGAGTGCTGTTGTTGGCCCATCTCTTAATGATCATCTTAAGCATCTACTCACAAAT CTTTCGAGGAGATTAATGGACaagaaatttagagaaaaaattaCTATTGCTTTACAAAAGTTGGAGCAATATGGTGGAAAG GCATCTGTGGCTATCATCAAATCTAAAATTCCAACCTATTGTTCTATCTTCTCTTGA